The Gossypium hirsutum isolate 1008001.06 chromosome D03, Gossypium_hirsutum_v2.1, whole genome shotgun sequence genomic interval GTTtagaatacttacaggatcgacaccggagactcggtgtaccacttactcagtaaaaacatttcaactaatttagaaatcaaataattttttgaaagccCAATTTTTATAAAACTCATAATCTAtagccgagttttgtaacttagctctgataccactaaatataacaccccaaacccgacctagacgttatggccagatctggcgatgtcacatgaaatGGGATTTAAAGACAATATTGTCGAGTTAAAACCGTTGCAGTTagttaacttttatttaattcggGAAAAATAAGTACtagtttatttactttaaaacttgtctcttagcagAAGCTTCTGTGACCAATTAATTTCGAGAAAATTGTTTCTATTTacaaaaaccttagtttttagaagaACCATGTTTTGTTGAGTTGTAGTTTAGAAAAAATATCCATAAAAACAATataagtcccaaatttaaagccaactaGTCCATAGTCCAAAagttacatcaaaaaccccaaataagtaataaattctagacaTTAGCggaaaatagtctaaaatttacgtgtggccactgTCGAGTCCTTCGCTGCACTGACCCGTTGTAATGCTCGgggtttgtgcaagtatacacagtcattatcaagtaataagtatcgagttatcgccTCCACAAGGATtttatttgtgctaagtcacttaatttgtaaaattttattaataatttgataaataaaaatacaatatagttgagaaatggtgattaaaatatattaaactaaatgaaatgatccctaatgcaaattatcctaagtatgcaaactatatgaacgaaatagattttagtaaaattaaacacaatttgcaacaaatataacataaataaactaggataattactttaattaaactcaatttattatcaacatgcttaataacattcggaaaaacattccatggcaactcgatctttcatgagtttggaaaccacattaggtcctttcggaatccgttacttagtaaatatgcattttactgatccttatttactaagggtttcttagcattcgtctGAGGTAGCAGGGACGTGTTAggcttgaaacaatttaataacacaaatctaaaaacaatgcagataacagagcttggttagagttgttatgcaacctacaatttaatcggttaggatctaaattgagcatgcacatttcaattatacgTCCATTAGCtgtcatctggttaggatcgctcagctaatttaggtgcatttcaatcacgtatgaacgaaatacagacttgattttaattgaaaacatgatcgattgaggcacaaacattataagcatgaatcaaataaatattatttaatcaaaataatcatcctagcttaaataaaattaatctatcaTTGTTGTAAAGAAGAACAatgaacacatagcaaacatctttatattaaatttaaataaaagaaagattaaacccaattcagagtggctgtcacccaagactttgACTGACGAGTGTCCTTCGCTTCTTTGcattgctcctttgctgatggctctccaaggtggccgaccaagggttctttaagaggcttaattactaaaatccttatgcaaggatgatgaaggGGAAATATagttaaaagagttgagagaatgatgaatgagtgagagatgatgggatgagggctgattgaaaaagtgagaaatgagctcttatttataggtaaggcaagggagctagtttgctaaaactaggagtgtccatcctttgaaacttcctccaagagtggtcggccatgaattgaggaaaggtggctgatttttccttgatttttggtcaatttgagtgccacaacaactcaggactaagactcagtCATCAGCAAATCTTCGGGAAAATCTccaatttctttaactcttcaaggactttGTAAAAATGGTTTATTACATTCATGTGcagccaaaaattgggttgacttggtccccaatttggacggtttttcaattagaagaaaactctcagacctgtccaaaaatagtagatagtttagaggaccaaataatataatttaaccactttaattaatcaatttgcttaattaattaaaacccaatttattaaagaaatattaaaaataaattattaaatataactttatattttattgtttaatttaatcatgcatgacccactttataacttaaaaatataatatggtcaaattaatataaaataagtcatattatgcatgaaaactatataataaagtataaaatcatattttaataatttctatgtcctaatttcatattttcgcatatttcattaatttattaaacaatttcttggttttaacaacaaatttaagtaaaaaggtaatgaattatatagaaaaaatcctatatatttttcagtcacctgtcaagtctggggattacctgtacagattaagtagaaaaagggtgagttttcgcaaactcagtgtgtaatcccccatagaaaacatgcatacaaatATTCAACAGCATTCAGATAAATACAGTTTGGGGCCTAggcccatcacagaatcagtttgggccttagcctgTTCAGATAtagtctcagaaatacattagggccttggcccatatcaaaTACAGAATGCAGACACAATAAATCAGAATACTACCTatcaacctctacacaccatctccgtccaatcctacacaccatgtggggattaaatcaacccacccatccctacacaccatgctgtactgaaatgcggcacataatcagaaggttgtagctgagctgccagataacaggcttaatagcctttcaaaTACGtcttccaaatatcatcaacccaccccgatgcaatgcaacatacaaaatatgtcatgtcattatgTAATAAGTGTCTAGTCGAAAATTTTAGGATGTTAACTTGAATTTTTGGCCCCTTGATTTAAAGTTTTAGTACATTGCTTTTAAGTATCAAAACAACTATTTCACTAGCTCAATTTTGGCTCCAATGGTCAAAGGTATCACTACTTCCCTCAATCGTTTCGGAACAACTAAATTAGTGAgcaaagattaattaattaattattttcatattttttttgttttgttttgattatttatttatcactaaacttttaaaaacattattattttattttaaattaaataatttaattaattcatctcaaaattaatatatttaacataattttgcataaaaattgactaaaaataaattaaaagaagacaatgaagtaaaattaattatagaCAATGAAACGTATGTCTGATACAAATCCAACTTTCCAAGCAAATCATATGCTGAGCGGCCTTCTTGTCGTTGCTTGTAAGAAAATGTTTTGAGAAAGGAAAATTGTGAGAGGACACGAATAGCCTCGTCCCCCGCACAATTTCTATGCAAATGCCcacttatataaaatttattagaatCACCATTGCACTTTCCAACAACGAGCAACAATAGCCCCGTCCCCCGCGCAATTTCTATGCAAATGCcacttatataaaatttattagaatCACCATTGCACTTTCCAACAACGAGCAAAACCTATACCAAAAACTGCAATACCTGTCATGGCTAAGAAGGACATGACAAGCATCCTAGAATTCAACTCCACAGCAATGGTTTAGGCATTGGTCatcttaatatataaattattttggtaaattatataATATGTGAACTGTATTCACTTATTTCATCCTATACTAGTATTTTGTGTGGCTAGAGAGATCCAGCAATGTCTGTTGTCCCAACTGACGTGATCACCGGCATACTTAGTCGGCTTCCGGTGAAGAACGTCGTACGCTTCAAATGTGTGTCAAAGCCGTGGAGTTCCCTCATAGATGGTTCTTATCTTTCCAATCTCCAGCTCCGTCGCTCCTTCACAAGCAACGCCAATATCAAGCTCCTTGACAGTTATGCAGAAGATGATGAATATAAAGCCTATTCAGTCGACTTTGACTCACTAGACAACTTGGAGGAGCTACCTCGGCCGCTTTCAACTACAAGTTTCGGAGTTtcttccagaatttttggttcttGCAATGGTTTACTTGCGATATCCCATGATGAAGCAGGCATTGCTTTGTGGAGTCCATCAACGAAAGAATGCCATTATCCCCCGAAATTAACAATTGGGGATATGTATGATGTAATTATTCTTGGATTTGGTTACGATGTCATCAACAATGACTATAAGGTGGTGCGGATGCTATCATCTGGGAAGTTAGTTATGATCTACAGCCTGAAAGCTAAATCATGGAAGAGGATCAAGGACTGCCCTTACGAAATTACTTTCCATGTGTCACAAGACGGTGCTTATGCAAACGGTTCCGTGCATTGGGTAGGCGTTGAAAACGACAAAGATGATGATGCAAGAGTGATCTTCGGTCTTGATATTGGGATCGAGGAGTTTCATCAACTCCCTGGGCCTGAATCCGACATTAGTTACAAAAACTTTGGTTATAGGAGTGTTGGGATATTGGGAGGAAGTTTGTGTGTTTTCCGAGATATTTATCACCAAGACAATATCGTTTTGTGGGTGATGAAGGAATATGGAGTTAGGGAGTCGTGGACAGAAGATTTTTATGTATCCCGTGATGAATGTTGGCAGTGGTGTATGTATTATACCAGAGCTATATCATATTCTAGGAGGGGTGATCGAGTATTGCTAGACGATGGGGGGCGCCCACGTCAGCCTGCGTGGTTCAATCTGGACAAACGAACAAGGGAGGTAGTTGATATTCCAGGAGCACCCAAACACTTCAATGCAATTATTTTTGTGGAAAGCCTTGCTTCTGTTCTGCCAGGTAATCATTGATGTAACGAAATGGATGCCAAATCTTGTCTTATACTTTAAGAATCGCCCAATGGCATCAATATTTTCCACTTTCttgacttcttttttttttttgagtaattGTTGTTAGCAATAAAAGCTAAAGAAAAGGTTGAAGAAATcgtataaactattaaaattggTGCATGCTGACGAGAAAAACAAGATGCATCGGTCACTCTTCCATCAGCCACCTTTTTCCGTTGGGTAGTCTCGTTGATAATGTTATATAATCATTTTAATCTAATATAACCaaagaataatttttaaaaaattggtgtAATTCTTTTCGAGGTTAAACTCTGCATGTATTATAGGTAAgccattatactttaatttagttatttttaatccctctatttttagaattttaaaattttagccatgATCAAATGGtacttattaaatttattaagttctaTTGTTTGTAAATTGATGCGTCAAACATATTAATGCATGTGTAATGTCATGTTGTTTGTTATTTTCatgttattattaaaaaaatagttaataaatttaaCGACTATAATTTGCATtaagattgaaattttgaaagtcgaaaaatatagagattaagaATGATTCAGTTGGAGAAAATAGTCTAAGTATATAATTTTACGCATAATATGAGTCTAATAAAAGAATTTATCCAaacgaatttaatttttatcatttattcaagactaaaatttcaaaaaccgGAAGATACAGagataaattaatcaaattaaagtacaagtaTTAAATCTACAATTTATGCAAAATATAAAGCCTAGTAATAGAATTTAACCTTCTTTTGCATGTTTTAGTTGTAAGATAGATTATTACCGTGatagttaatttattaattaaaaaagaacatAATTTAAGATtgtaaaaagatatataatttaAGAACCTATGAAATTTAATAGAgttataaaaaagaataaaaacatcATTTTCAACCTAATAATGATGGTttaaaataatagttgaattttgaaaatattattttagactTAAGGAAGTGTTTTTGATAATTGACTTTAGATGTTACAGAGTGGCATATTTGAACAACTACTGCAATTATGGTTTCATTAAATCACTATGCACGCTTTCGAATAGTACTAGCCATTGTTCTGGAAATTTTACAGCATTACATCTTTTAAAAATTGAGGTATCCTCATTTCCATGTCTTGTCTTAAATGTATTTGTCTATTCATCTTTGTACTTATTTTGAAAGCATAAgttattaatatcatatttaaattcgACTTGAACCCACTTTAGCTTAACCATAAAGATCTCTAGTTAGTTGCCACAATCtaataaaactaaactaaatCAACAGTCCCTAAACATTGTTCAAAATTGTGTTTTGATCACCCAACTTTCAAAAGTTATGCAATCGTCTCTAACTTTATAGAAttgttatattttggtcactcgtTTGTTAGCTTTTGTTACCCCTTTAGCATAATGATTATGTGGCAGACTAACTCAAAAGGTTATGTTAGCTCAATAATCAAACTGAAATCGCCAAGAGGGGGAGTGAATTggcttttaaaaatatatgaaagatAGAAAGAAAAGATAGAACAAATGAACACAAAGATTTAGAGTGGTTCGGCCCCAAGTGCCTACCCCACTACCTTAACTTTCCActactaaggattttcccaaattcactaatttgattaACCTTCCAggataaggtttaaccttacaactcccttAAAGTTTTTACCTAAACATTAAGATAAAAACCCTCTCAAAGagtaatacaaataaaaaaacaaagaattaatccttacaagattagaTTGTTTGCCAATTTAGcacaaatgaaattataaaacacTTGAGTAGAATAAACAACAATGATAGCTCACACGTGTGTACAAAACTTTTAACACAGGTTGATTGATTGAATTTTTTTGCTTGGATAATTTCTCTGTTGTTGTAGACCCTTTGGAGGCTGGTATTTATACCCTTTAATTGATTTGCAAGCGTTGTGGTTGTTGAAATATTGAATAGAGCTATTGGGGATGAAAATACCAGTGCATTAATGTCAACTGCAACAataagtatcaatactttttctaTGAGTATCGATACTATAAGGCATTTAATGACAGTTGGAGCCATCAACATCGATACCAGGGTAATTTTATCGATACCAAATATAAGGTATTGATACTGAATCGATACTAGATAAATCTTTTGGAAGTCAGAATGCCAATTTTGTATCGATACTGAAAAATACATCGATAAAAGTATACTACTATTGATACTTGAAGAAATTTATCGATACCTatcaaaaggtatcgatacttgataAATACTTGGGAAAAAAATGTCATTTTCGTATTGATACTGAAAAATATATCGATAAAATTTTGAACCTATCAATACTCAACAAAATCTATCGATACTTGACAAAAAGTATCGATCTTGACAAAAAGTATCGATCttgacaaaaagtatcgatattgGATCGATACTTTTTTGCCTAGAGTAGTTTTAACATGTTTGAACAATGTCTGAAAGTTTGTTTAACTAACTTggccttaaaatattttctaagtatgaattcaacaatttttctttttagatataatttaaaatgaaatttttaacaagttttgtttaaaatgatttttattcaaaacataatagttgttatatcaaaataactTGCCAAGTAAGGCTTGGTTCAACAATCTCcccctttttgatataacaaaacacTTTGGTAAATTCAATTTTGAATAAGTTTGCCCCCCttttctaaaaatcattttcaatttaaggCTTAGAAAAATTTAtcattcattatcaaaatttggcattcatttttAGTTAAAGACAATTTGAAAACTTGGtcactaaatttgtaattttgcacAAGTACAAATAATGAAtcattaaccaaaatttaaatctACCTTTCTCTTCTCccttttttgttatatcaaaaggcAACAAGTAAAGCTTAAGAGAGAGATACTGTTAGTTCAATAGAA includes:
- the LOC107950929 gene encoding F-box protein CPR1, coding for MSVVPTDVITGILSRLPVKNVVRFKCVSKPWSSLIDGSYLSNLQLRRSFTSNANIKLLDSYAEDDEYKAYSVDFDSLDNLEELPRPLSTTSFGVSSRIFGSCNGLLAISHDEAGIALWSPSTKECHYPPKLTIGDMYDVIILGFGYDVINNDYKVVRMLSSGKLVMIYSLKAKSWKRIKDCPYEITFHVSQDGAYANGSVHWVGVENDKDDDARVIFGLDIGIEEFHQLPGPESDISYKNFGYRSVGILGGSLCVFRDIYHQDNIVLWVMKEYGVRESWTEDFYVSRDECWQWCMYYTRAISYSRRGDRVLLDDGGRPRQPAWFNLDKRTREVVDIPGAPKHFNAIIFVESLASVLPGNH